CAGCGCCTGGCCCGCGGCCACCCGCGCCCGGTTACCGCCGCGGTTGCCTGCGACGGCGACCATCGCCGCGAAGCTGTCGATGTTGACGACGGCGATCACCAGAAAGCGGTCGTCGCCGCGGTTGCGCGAGGCCAGCAGGGTGGCCGTCTGCAGATAGAACGCGTCGCGGTTGAGCAGTCCGGTGAGCGGCTCGACGGCGTCGGCGCCGTCCTCGGCTCCGGTCAGCCACACCACCAGACGGCAGGAGAACGCCGCGAAGACATACAGCAGCAGAATCAATGCGACGCCGGCCAGCGTCAGCGGAAGATCGGCTCCTGCCATCTGCGCGGCCAGGTAGAGCAGCGTGCCGAGGGCGATGGTCAGGACCGTGGCCAGCAACCGCGGGCCGTGAAAGAGCGCGGCGTATCCGATGACCAGTGCGAACGACGAGGCCCCCAGCAGTCCGTAGAGCGGAACCACCGGAATGACGGACCCGATCGCGATGGACACCGAGGCGACGACCACCAGCAACGCCGACTCGTTTCGGGTCGGCCACCGGTGCCGTAACCAGACGGCCGTCGATGCGAAGCACAGAACAGACACCACTATCAGCAGTGATCGGCTGAACGGCCACCGCAAAGCGGCCGAGCTGCCGATGGTCGACAACGTGATCAGGCCCAGGGTGAAGACGCTGCCGGCGATCACCCGAGAGGTATAGGTTTGCGCGCCG
This is a stretch of genomic DNA from Mycobacterium sp. ELW1. It encodes these proteins:
- a CDS encoding GGDEF domain-containing protein, with amino-acid sequence MRLALSTRSANQYYTLTALLAARGAQTYTSRVIAGSVFTLGLITLSTIGSSAALRWPFSRSLLIVVSVLCFASTAVWLRHRWPTRNESALLVVVASVSIAIGSVIPVVPLYGLLGASSFALVIGYAALFHGPRLLATVLTIALGTLLYLAAQMAGADLPLTLAGVALILLLYVFAAFSCRLVVWLTGAEDGADAVEPLTGLLNRDAFYLQTATLLASRNRGDDRFLVIAVVNIDSFAAMVAVAGNRGGNRARVAAGQALRETVRRDAIVGHVSEAEFLVADCFTTADSSPLIERIRGAVASSPAGMTASIGVVSTPLQPLVEHPPNEILDEIVALATTAMYEARRAGGNQARYVVSPNLSICDGDGDGYDTPLL